CCCGGCTCGAGCCGCCGCGCCATCGGCCGCGCCCCGCGCACGATCGCGGTGCGGTGGATGTTGGCGACGACGAGGCCGTAGCGCGCCCCCTTCGGCACCTGCGGCCAGGAGCCGGCGGCGACCGTCACCCGCTCCCCCACGCCGTTGAGGTTGACGTTCTCCAGCGCGACGTCGAGGACGGTCGGATCGTTGTCCAGCGCGAAGACCGGCGCCGCGCCCAGCTTCGCCGCGGCGATCGCGAGGATCGCCGAACCGGTTCCGACGTCGAGCGTCGGACGCCCGGGGCGGGCGTGGCGGCCGATCAGCTCGAGGCACATCCGCGTCGTCGCGTGCTCGCCGGTGCCGAACGCCCGGCCCGGCGGCAGGACGATCGGGATCGCGTCCTCGGCCAACCCGGCGAGCTGCGCCGAGCGGTCGAGCACCACGAACCGGCCGGCGGCCAGCGGACCGCGCGGCACGAGCGTCGCCTCGAGCCATCCCGGATCGCGGATTTCCTGCGGCTCCCCGGCCTCGACGACCGCCCCCTCGAGCGCGGTCAGCAGCCGCTGCGCGGCGCGGGCCGAATCGACGTCGTCGAACCACGCCTCGAGCGAGATCCTGCCGCGCCCCGCGGCCGTCGTCTGCGCGCCGTCCCCGCCCGCGACCGCGACCAGCCCGACCGCTTCGTCCTCGAGCTCCCGCGGGAGCACGACCTTCACGCGCCGCCACGCGCCGGGCAGCACCGTCCGATCATTCGCCACCGATGAGCTCCTTCACCCGGTCGAGGATCGACTTGTCCGCGCCGTTCGTCCCGCCCCGTTCGAGGACTCGCAGCGCCTCCCAGAGCTTCCGCTCGTCCGCGCCGAGCTTCTTCGGCGCCTTGGCCACGACGTGGAGGACGTGGTCCCCCTGGCCGCGCCGGCCGAGACGCGGGACGCCCTTTCCCTTGAGGCGCATCTCGCTTCCCGGCTCCGTTCCGGCGGGGAGATCGACCGTCTCCGCGCCGTGGACCGTCTCGACGTCGAACGAGCCGCCGAGCGCGAGGTCGGAGAAGGAGACGCGCAGCTCGGAGTGGACGTCGGCGCCGTCGCGCACAAACGCCTCGTGCGGACGGACGGCGACGTCGACGTAGAGGTCGCCCGGAGGGCCGCCCATCACGCCGCCGTCCCCTTCGCCGGCCACCCGGAGACGCATCCCGTCGTCGATCCCGGCCGGAACCCGCACCGCGACCGTCCGCTCGCTCTGGACCCGTCCGGCGCCGCCGCAGTCGGCGCAGGGGCGCTCGACGGTCTGCCCCCGCCCGCCGCACCGCGGGCAGGTCTGGGCGATCTGCATGAACCCCATGCGGGAGGCGACGCGCCCCGCCCCGCGGCAGGTGCGGCAGGTCGCGAGCCCGCCGGGCGCCGCGCCGCCGCCGCTGCAGGTCTTGCAGGTTTCGCGGCGCGGCAGGCGCAACTTGACCTCCGTGCCGAAGACCGCTTCCTTGAAGTCGATCTCCAGCGCGTAGCGCAGGTCGGCGCCGCCGCGGGCCCCGGACGACGCGTTCCGCCCGCCGCCGAACATCTCGCCGCCGCCGAAGACCGAGGCGAAGAGATCCTCCAGCCCGCCGAAGCCGCCGCCGAAGATGTCCTGAAACACCGACGGATCGACGTGGCCGTAGCCGCCGTTTCCGGACACGCCCTCGACGCCGAAGCGGTCGTAGCGCGCCCGCTTGTCGGGGTCGGAGAGGACGGAATACGCTTCGTTCAGCCGCTTGAACTGCTCCTCCGCGTCCGCGCGGTCGCGGTTGCGGTCCGGATGCAGTTCGAGCGCCTTGCGCCGAAACGCTTTCTTAAGTTCCTCGGGCGAGACGTCCCGCTCGACGCCGAGGATGGCGTAGAAGTCCTTGTTGTCGTCCATCGAAGCGGAAGTTTAATCGCCGGGGCGCGGGCGCGCCGCCGTGAGCGGCGCGGCCCCGTCCCCCCGGCGCAACAGGGGCGCCGGCCGTCCCCGGCGCTCAGTGGTTCGGGTCGTACAACGCCACTTCGGCGAGGGTCCGCGAAACCTCCGACAGTTGCTCCAGCGCCGCCTGGACGACGTCGGCGTCGTCGGTCGTGAGGGCCGTCTTCGCCTGCTTGAGGATCGCCTCGATCCCCTGCTGCTGCGCCTCGGAGAGGAGCGTCGCGAACTCGCGGAACGTCTTCTCGTTGCTGGTGGTCATCCCCTCCAGCCGCGCCTTGAGCCGCACCGCCGCGATCCGCCGCCGGTCGTCCTCGGCGAACGCCTCGGCGTCGTGGATCGCCCGCTCGATCTCGATCGGCGTGAGCCCCGAGGTCGGGGTGACGACGATCTGCTGCTCCAACCCCGTGGCGAGGTCCTTCGCCGACACCGAGGCGATGCCGTTCGAGTCGATGTCGAACGAGACCTCGATCTGCGGCGTGCCGCGCGGCGCGGGCGGGATGCCGACCAGCTCGAACCGGGC
This is a stretch of genomic DNA from bacterium. It encodes these proteins:
- a CDS encoding 50S ribosomal protein L11 methyltransferase — translated: MANDRTVLPGAWRRVKVVLPRELEDEAVGLVAVAGGDGAQTTAAGRGRISLEAWFDDVDSARAAQRLLTALEGAVVEAGEPQEIRDPGWLEATLVPRGPLAAGRFVVLDRSAQLAGLAEDAIPIVLPPGRAFGTGEHATTRMCLELIGRHARPGRPTLDVGTGSAILAIAAAKLGAAPVFALDNDPTVLDVALENVNLNGVGERVTVAAGSWPQVPKGARYGLVVANIHRTAIVRGARPMARRLEPG
- the dnaJ gene encoding molecular chaperone DnaJ codes for the protein MDDNKDFYAILGVERDVSPEELKKAFRRKALELHPDRNRDRADAEEQFKRLNEAYSVLSDPDKRARYDRFGVEGVSGNGGYGHVDPSVFQDIFGGGFGGLEDLFASVFGGGEMFGGGRNASSGARGGADLRYALEIDFKEAVFGTEVKLRLPRRETCKTCSGGGAAPGGLATCRTCRGAGRVASRMGFMQIAQTCPRCGGRGQTVERPCADCGGAGRVQSERTVAVRVPAGIDDGMRLRVAGEGDGGVMGGPPGDLYVDVAVRPHEAFVRDGADVHSELRVSFSDLALGGSFDVETVHGAETVDLPAGTEPGSEMRLKGKGVPRLGRRGQGDHVLHVVAKAPKKLGADERKLWEALRVLERGGTNGADKSILDRVKELIGGE